A window of Ascochyta rabiei chromosome 6, complete sequence genomic DNA:
TGAACAAGCGGGCGATGCATTATATTGGCTTAGCGAGGGGACGTATGTGCCATTCACAGCTAAAGAGCTCAAGAAGATAGAGCGCGGTGGAGCGAAGCTGTAGATACAACTGAACATGAATCAACCATGACTGTCTAATTTATGCGTCACAGTATAAGAAGCCAGAGAACATTCTGGTTGACCAGCCGCTACATTGACTCGAGATAACGGCTTCTGCTGTTATAGCTCCCACTtgctttctccttctttccACTTTTCCAACACGTATTCGTTCGTTCCTGTGTGGACTGTGCAGACGTGTCAGTATCAAGCCACTATCAACTGCATTCGCCGCGAGTTTCAATGGGGTGGAGTTGCAGAGAGCACATTAGATGGTCAAAGTGTGATGTATGTACATATTCAAAGTCGTGTATAGGTAACGTCAATTAGGCCTTGGCCTTGCGCGTCCTCTTtgctttcttcttcttcggtTCTTGATACGCTgcgtcttcgtcgtcatcATTGTCCTCCTCCCGGTGCTCGTCGTCAAGAGCAGCTAGTGAGATGGGAGCTTTCCGCTTCGAGCGCTTCGCTGCAACGGTCTCTGTTGGCTCGGTACTGGCTCCGGTGGTAGGCACGTCTGCCGTGTCTTTATCATCATCATCTTCTTCGTCTATGCCGCCCCTTGCACCCTCTCGCTCGGCCAGCCGCGTCAGCGCAGCGCCTAGTCTTTTGCCTGCAGCTGCTTTGCCTTTCTTCTTCCCGCTCGGCCCGCTGCCGGTTGTATTGCCCCTGACTCTCGGCGCGAATGCGCCGGCCCCAACGTTGCCTTCGAAGAATCTTGTGATGTTGGCCTGTGTGCCCTCTTTCTCGCGGCGGTTCATGTCTTTGATGACGGGTACGAGGACTTCGTCCGTGCGCTCACTGCTCCAGCCAATCTGAGCGCTGAGGAAGGAGCGTAAGGCAGCAAGATCGGGCACACCCCATTGGAATGGCTGTGGATCAGAATCAACTTCCGGGTTGAGGTATGCATCAGCGACACGGGGATCAGGGAAGCCCGGAGGTAAGAAGAGCTTGGTTGCCTGGCTCTTGCGGAACCGGCGGCGGAAGACATTCGAAGCGTCTACTTCCTTGGGGATAGTATTGTTCTGCACACCGGTCCACCAGTCCTTGAAGTCCTCCAGGTTTGGAAATTCGGATATGATTTCGAGCGCGGTAACAGGTCCAATACCTGGAATGCCGGTTGTGTAGTCGGAGCCGAGGAGCTGCGCGATCGCAATGAGCTTCTCGCGGGTTAGGCTGAATTCCGACGTTAGATCGTTGGCAAGATAGCATTCAACGAACTTGGCAGCGTTGAACATGTTTTTGTAGACACGTGTGCCACCAAAAAGGAAAGTGTCGGAATCGTCAGTTACAATACCGTCTACAAGGCCGAGGGTGACGAGCTCGGCACATTGCGCCTCAGCTTCCATGGGGGCAGTGATGTAGGGGAGGCCGAAGAGGGAGAGGAGATGTTGGCACTCGGAGATCATGGTTTGCGTTACTTCGTCAGCGTCGCGACGGTCTTTTTTCTGTTGGGCGCGGAGCTGCTTGAGCTCAGTCTCGAAATCGACATGAGATGCGGCATTGTTGATTTCTTGGGCAAAACGGTTGTGCTCTTCAGCTTCAGCTGCTAGGGATGCGAACAGCTCTTCGTCTTCGGGGTCTGAATATTGATCAGAGTCGTTGCCAGGTAGGTCGAGAGGCGCGTTATCATCTGCAAGCCCGCCATGCGGAACGACAGGGATCTCAAGATCGTCAGGGCTTTGGAGAAAGGCAGGAGATGGCTCACGACGAGGCCTGCGCGCAGGTGCAGCAATTGGGACATCCTCAAAATCTGGTGATGGTGACTTCGGAGCGTCTGCTGGCTCAGTGTGCATAGGCACGTCCTCAAATTCAGGGGACGTTGACTTCTGAGCTATTTCAGCTGGTGCTGAGGCAGGTGTCAAGTCGGTATTCATAGGGACGTCCTCAAACTCTGGCGATGGGGATTTGGATGGTGAAGAGACCTTCTGTGCTGTCTTGTACTGCACTCTCTGAGAAGGGGCACGTTTTCCATCTTCAGGCTCGCTTTCCGACCAGTCGACCGGATCCTCGTCGGAGTCATCTGCAAATGGCATTTTCTTGACCAGCTTAGGGTCTTGTATGGGAGGTGCTCTTTGGTCGTCCGCAAGCAGCTTTGGCGGTTCTGCTCGGACCGTGTCCGCCATGTCACTCATTCTTACTTGATCGTCTTCTGTTGGGTTATCTGCCTGACCATAGCTGGTTGATACATCCTCCATCTCGGCGTCATCTTCTTCGTCCGAGTCCATAGCAATGATCTGCTTCTCCTTCTGGCTCTGACTAGGATCGGCGTCCAAATCAATGACTTCTCTCGCTTCTTGCTTTCGTAGACGGGGCAGTTGCTGGAATTGGAACTGCTCTTTTTCATCCTTGCGATCCTTTTCCCACTCTCGCTTTTCTTCGTCACGGTATTCATCAAGCTCTTGAGCGATATCACGTTCACCCTTGAACCACGGCGGCAATGGCACAgactccttcttctcttcagTGTCCTTCTCGAAACCACCTGCAGTATCCTGTTGAATCTTTTccatcttcttcttgccgAGAAGCGAGGTGCCAAGATTGAGCTTCTCAAATGGTAGTGGTCCGTCAAAGCCATGTGTGTTGATGGATTCGGGCTGTTCATCTGTCTCGACTGCAGATGCAGGCGCTCTAGGTGGGACCGGTAATCTCTGCGGCTTGGTGGGCCTCTTGGACTGTCGTGATTCAGCCAAAGCTGCTTGCAAGTCCATTTCATCCTCTTCGCTGTCGCTACCCTCGAACGGTCCTTTGGGCGCAAGCTTGTTGGCACGCTGGTTTGCTAGCCGACCAATTGCCGATCCTCTGTACCCTTTAGCAGCCTTGAAAGGATTTGTCTCTAAAGCGCGCTGTTGTTGATGTTCTTCAAGAGCCGGGCGCTCATCGACCTCATCTTCTGCTTCCTTTTCGTTGTTCTGTTGCATTGAGAGGGCGATGGCTTGTTGCagttgctcttcttctgcgttGTCACCAGTTGCTTCGAACAAATCATTTTCGCCGTTGGTCGGCACATTCTCCCATTGCTCCTCTTCGTTGTCCTCGGCCAAAAACAATGAGTCGGGATCCTCTCTAACGGGGACAGCCCTTTTGGGTTGGGCCTGGGTCGGTCTGCTCTTTCTTGACTTGTAGAAGGTCTGGCGCCGCCTCCTCAATTCATTCGAGATGAATTCGCGACCCTCGACAGTCTCACGGCTGGGGCCAGGCTTAGCTTTGGGTAGTCGATTCAGGCCTTCTATAGGAACATCCTCAAACTCGTCCTCGCTCTCCCAgtcttcctcaacctttGCAGCCCGTGACGGCAGGTCAACATCGATCGGCTTGTGTGCTTTGCCCTCATCCTTGTTCGTAACAACACCGAGTGCCCATCCTCCTTCAACTCCATCATTCTTAACCAACACATATTCTCTGTTCTTATCTCCTGCGATACGGTTGGTGCCGAAGGTCGTGTCATCGTTCATGCCATTAAGATTCATGAGCCGTTGAGTAAGGTCGCTACGCTCGCGTACGCGCTCAATCTGAAAGCGCGAGAAGGCCATTCGGTCAGGAAACATGGCGTCGAGCTGATCTTTGGAATAGCCCATCCTCAGCCTACTTCTCAGTCTGGCTGCGTTCAAGATGTTGTATCGGTCTGCAGGTGGTAAACTCTGGAAAAAGATGCCGTCGAAGTCGATCTTGGAGAAGTCGTAGACGTTGATATCTTCGCCTCTGTCGAATTGCCTTGCGTAGTCTTCTAGCTCCTCGAGCGACATTATCCGGGGATCATCACCACCTAGCTCCGACATAGGCACGCCTAGATCAGGCAGATGGTACTGGTCCTTCTTTTTGAACTTCCGGTTCTCTGTCCGCTCCTGTTGTGTCTGCAAGATCTCCTCCGCATACACCAGGTTCTCCGGTAGTtcctcttcctgctcttctctCGGGCGCCTGCCTGCCTCTTTCCTCTTgcgctcctcctcctcagcAGCCTTCTGCATCTGTATTGCCAACAGCTTCCCCGCAGTCCGAACTGCATCGTCTCGTTTACCTTCACGACGTGACTTGCGGTGGCTGATGGTTTGTCGTTTGAGCGCCGGTGCGCCGCCGTCGAACACAAAGACAGGCTTGATGCCAATGAAAAGTAGCTTGCATACTCGGCGGAAGAAACCGACGATATGGCTGTTGCGCAACGCGTTGCCCTCTTTGTCGCGTACAGCTTTGAGGAATTGGTAGATCCAGATTGAGGCATCGACAGCAATGCGCCTCTTATTCAGCGTCTCGATCTTGATGGGCCGCGCGCAGGGCTGTAGAACAGTCCAGAGGCCGGTGACACCCATAGTGGCGCTCTTGGGATAAATTCCATCGAAATGGACGTGTCGAGGGAATGTAGGTCGAGCAGGCGGCGATGAGAGAGCGCGTCGATGACGTAATGACAAATCATCCAAACGCGGAAGCACCTGACGAGACGTTCGTTCGCCCTTCAACACCCCAATAATCAACATTTTGCGTGTACCGTCATAACAGGTTCAGATACTTGCAAAATTCCTGCCTTTCAAAAATCCATTGAGTTGCATCCCGTATCAAGCCCCGCTGCTCTCCATCACGAGATTACATGAACTCGATTAGCATTCGATCACAATCCGCACTACTACTGGACAGCACATCTTCTGCACAGTGATTGCATCGCCTTGGCATTTTAACATTGTGGACTACGAACACCCACTGAGGCACCAAATGAGAAAATTGAGATACAACTATGCCAGGCTGTGATTGCAATCAGCTTGGACGTTGCAATCTACTCAGCCTTCAGGAGCGACGAGAAGCGACACAGCCCACTCATAGATTCGATGGGCAGATGCTGGATAATTTTGTTAGAATCTTCCTCGGTTTATGTTGGTCCTGCTGTCAAGCTAAAGAGGGGGACGTTCCAGTAGCACCATGACATGCCCGCACCAAAGGCAGAGTGGCATATGCCTGAACTACAAGTGTCTTTCCGTAGTGTGCAGACCATGTGTGCTCTACAACCTCCCATGTTGCTGCTTACATAATTTTGAGAGTATACGCTCTTGGGTGCAGTTTCAATTGGACGAGCAACGTTGTAGTGGCTGAGCTGACGGCACGCGAGGCTCTGCTCACGATGCACATTAAGCAACCACAGCACACTGAACTCTCAAATTCCAGATAACTATACACCGAGTGTTCGATCAAGTGGCAGAATCATTCACACTTCCATCCCAAGGCCGATTAGGAGCACAGCAAAAAAACCGATGTAGAAACCAAGACCTCGAGCGGCACAAAGTTTTCTCCACGATTCGCTGTCGTTTCCTGCTTTTCTTAACTAATCATCATATTGTATCGGACATATATATGGTAGGAcccttttcttctttttttcaCGGCCGATTTTGTCCAACAGGTGTTGTTCTCAGTATCGGGTCAGGCTACGCGTACCATTCTTCAATCCTGTCTACCTTCCAGTCAAACCGCAGTCTACACTCAACAACACAACACCTGTGTTGATAGCTAAGCTTAACAACGCCCACTGTCGTCTTCACTGGCTTTAGAAACACCCACTACCATAAGATCGACGAACATAGCTTGAACTCCAAACTTGACGGTGTTTTCTATCAAGGAGTCCATTCGCATCATTCTCAGAAACTGTTTATCTGAACTATTTCGCAACAACAGCTTTACATCAACGCCACTTTGAAACCAAACTCCTACCGCAACCGGGCAATTCGCCGAATGCAGAAAAAGAGCTTGATTCAGCAACACGTGCCAAAGGATGGGTTATGGCATGGTCGACGCAACGTTTATTCATATTGAAGGATATCAGGCCGATTCGATGGCCCAGTACGGGACTAGACCACCGAAAATGGCACTTCACTAGATTCTTTTCTTTGAGCATCATGACTTCTTCTTGGCGTTCCAACACCCTTCGGCATCTCCAGAGCTTCGACGATTAGCACCGGGGCGTAACATTGCGCCGCGTGTGCGGAGCCCTACTGGACCCGCAGATCTCGAAGTTCATCGTCATCAATCACCTACGTACGCGATGCTGGCACGAAATATGTCCTCCTTGCTAACGTGCACTTTTTCTCGCTTACGATGTCTTTTGCCTGGCAACGGATACCCTACTCATTCGCTTTGGTCAATTGGAGCCGCCACTTGCTCGAGCCATGTCACGATTTCGCTGGAGGAACGTAGGTTTAGCACCTTTGTTAAAAATCTTTTAGACAAAACAATATGTACTCTCTTGGTAGCGAGCACGCTCTCCGGAGCTCTTTGGTCAGTGTTCAAGTTCGATATACAGGGCGCGTTTGGGATTTCGGCGTATATGGTAGCGGTGTGTGCTACATTGATACCCTTGGTCACGATGGGGATGGATAAGCCACAGCGACTGAGCCGGTGCAATAAGCACAGTCTAAGTCTGTTCAAGTCGCATTCGGGCTACAACCATAGCAGCAGCCAGGTATATAGCCTGAAGCCGCGTCAGTACAACAATCAAACCGTCTCGGAATTTACTTACCGCTGAGACAAAGTAGGGCAAGCCCAACCCAAAACCTCCAAGCTCAATAGCCCTGATCCACAAAGACGCCATCAATGGGGCTCCAACGAGTGAGCCCAGCGTCTTGGTGAGCATGACAATGCTGAAGTCTTGCGTATCCGAGTCGCCAAGCGCTATGAGCTGAGATTTGACGAGCGACATGGT
This region includes:
- a CDS encoding DNA repair protein rad2; protein product: MLIIGVLKGERTSRQVLPRLDDLSLRHRRALSSPPARPTFPRHVHFDGIYPKSATMGVTGLWTVLQPCARPIKIETLNKRRIAVDASIWIYQFLKAVRDKEGNALRNSHIVGFFRRVCKLLFIGIKPVFVFDGGAPALKRQTISHRKSRREGKRDDAVRTAGKLLAIQMQKAAEEEERKRKEAGRRPREEQEEELPENLVYAEEILQTQQERTENRKFKKKDQYHLPDLGVPMSELGGDDPRIMSLEELEDYARQFDRGEDINVYDFSKIDFDGIFFQSLPPADRYNILNAARLRSRLRMGYSKDQLDAMFPDRMAFSRFQIERVRERSDLTQRLMNLNGMNDDTTFGTNRIAGDKNREYVLVKNDGVEGGWALGVVTNKDEGKAHKPIDVDLPSRAAKVEEDWESEDEFEDVPIEGLNRLPKAKPGPSRETVEGREFISNELRRRRQTFYKSRKSRPTQAQPKRAVPVREDPDSLFLAEDNEEEQWENVPTNGENDLFEATGDNAEEEQLQQAIALSMQQNNEKEAEDEVDERPALEEHQQQRALETNPFKAAKGYRGSAIGRLANQRANKLAPKGPFEGSDSEEDEMDLQAALAESRQSKRPTKPQRLPVPPRAPASAVETDEQPESINTHGFDGPLPFEKLNLGTSLLGKKKMEKIQQDTAGGFEKDTEEKKESVPLPPWFKGERDIAQELDEYRDEEKREWEKDRKDEKEQFQFQQLPRLRKQEAREVIDLDADPSQSQKEKQIIAMDSDEEDDAEMEDVSTSYGQADNPTEDDQVRMSDMADTVRAEPPKLLADDQRAPPIQDPKLVKKMPFADDSDEDPVDWSESEPEDGKRAPSQRVQYKTAQKVSSPSKSPSPEFEDVPMNTDLTPASAPAEIAQKSTSPEFEDVPMHTEPADAPKSPSPDFEDVPIAAPARRPRREPSPAFLQSPDDLEIPVVPHGGLADDNAPLDLPGNDSDQYSDPEDEELFASLAAEAEEHNRFAQEINNAASHVDFETELKQLRAQQKKDRRDADEVTQTMISECQHLLSLFGLPYITAPMEAEAQCAELVTLGLVDGIVTDDSDTFLFGGTRVYKNMFNAAKFVECYLANDLTSEFSLTREKLIAIAQLLGSDYTTGIPGIGPVTALEIISEFPNLEDFKDWWTGVQNNTIPKEVDASNVFRRRFRKSQATKLFLPPGFPDPRVADAYLNPEVDSDPQPFQWGVPDLAALRSFLSAQIGWSSERTDEVLVPVIKDMNRREKEGTQANITRFFEGNVGAGAFAPRVRGNTTGSGPSGKKKGKAAAGKRLGAALTRLAEREGARGGIDEEDDDDKDTADVPTTGASTEPTETVAAKRSKRKAPISLAALDDEHREEDNDDDEDAAYQEPKKKKAKRTRKAKA